In Chryseobacterium salivictor, the DNA window ATTGGTTAACATTAACCACTCCATATAATACCAGAATTACACAAGCAATCACTTATCAAAACGGAGGTTCTAATAGTTATGATGCTTACGATTCCAAAGCATTAAGCAGCGGGTCTGATGCGTTTTATAGTTTCGCAGGTGCTGAAAAAGTGATTATTCAGGGTAAAGCACCTTTTAGCGCTGATGATGTGGTTGTCTTAGGAAACAAGCATTTCGAAAATGGTAATTTCAAAATCGAACTTACGAAGACTGAAGGTCTGTTTGCAGAAGGACAAGCAATTTATTTGAGAGATAAAGTAACAGGAACTGAGACCAATCTTCAGGAAGGAACTTATTCATTCTCTTCAAATGCTGGTGATTTTACAGACCGTTTTGAAGTAGTTTATAGTAAAACTGTTTTAGGAACTAATGCTGCCGCAAAAAGTACGATTGCGGTTTATAGAAATGGAGATGACTTTGTAATCGATTCTCCTTCAAAAATAGCGTCTGTTGAAGTGTATGATGCTTCAGGAAAATTAATGAAATCGTTGAAATCAAATGGTAATAAAGAAACAGTAAGCAACTTGTCCAGAGGGGTTTATATTCTTAAAATAACCACTGCAACAGAAACGGTTTCTAAAAAAATTATCAAATAATTTTAAACTAAAAAAATGAAAAAAGTAATAATGATAATGGTTGTATTATTTACCACCATTGGGTATAGCCAAAAGGCATCTAAAGATTATAAGTTCTTTAATAATTCAAGCCAGAGTGCTTCCTCTGAGGAAGAAACGACAGATGCTCCCAGTGAGCCAGGAGATCCTGCTCCCATAGACGACTACCTTCCCCTCCTCGCTATAGCGGGGGCCGGAATGGCCCTTTATTTTGGCAGAAAAAAATACATCCTGACCAAATAAATAATTAATTATTGATTCAGAAGACTTCTCCCCGTGAGAGGTCTTCTTTTTTTTGGTAAAGATGAGAAGTGAGGTCTTACTTAAACATGAGACCGAGGGACGGCCCTCAACAGTTCACTAATTTTCTTCCGCAAACGAATACAGTCTTGCCCCGACCGTTCGGGATTGTTACTTTTGCATCAGCGCAAAATAAAAGAAATAAGAAAAATAAATACTAACCCTCCACTTCATTTTCTAACCCATGAATGAAAAAAAATCATACACCTTTCTGGAAATCAAACAAAAGCTGGTCAACTACTGCGTTTATCAGGACCGCTGTCACCAGGAAGTGGAGCAGAAGATGTGGGATTATCTATTGATTCCGGAAGCCAAAGAGGAGATCCTTCTTTATCTGATGAAGGAAAATTACCTCAATGAAGAACGCTTTACCCGCAGTTACATCCGTGGAAAATTCTACATGAAATCCTGGGGACGGAACAAAATCCGCAATCATCTTAAATTCAAAGGAGTACCGGAAAAACTCATCAACAGTTGTTTTAACGAAATTGACGAAGATGATTATCACAAAACCTTAGCTAAATTATTCCTGAGTTACCACTCCAAAATAAAAGGTCTGCAGGCTTACCAGAAAAATTCCAAAACCATTAAGTATTTGATGGGTAAAGGGTTTGAATATGAAGAAATAATGCAGGTGATGCAGGATGAAGAGAAGGGCTGATTGCTGAGGGGTGCTATTGAGTGTTTGGGTATTTGAGTTTTTGGATGATTGAAAAGCGGGGATATTGCGGGTGGAGGGAAGCAGTGTGTTAATGAGGGTTTCCGTAGCAAGAATATCTTTTTTTATTAAGTTCTTTTGTCTTGAAACAAAAGAACCAAAAGTTCAAGACTGGATCTTTTTGCCTCATCCCTTTTTTTTGTTTTTAATGGAATCGGCGAACCTCCTTCGTCGGTTTGCTAAAAAATGAAGATTTCTTCCGAGAAAATCCCCAAAATTTATCTCGTCCCTAAGACGAGACTCGGGCGGAAACAAGATTTGTTATCAATTAAAGTTATTTGCCGCCCTCAAACAGTGGGGATTTTTTGACATTATGTTCGTTTGAAGATTTGGATGGGAAGAAATCGTCATTTTTCTTCACGCAAAAATCTCCTAAGTCGACACTCCAGGGAAAAACAGTTTTTCATTGAAAAGGTGGCGTCATTGAGGACGCAGGGAAGCAATCTGTTAATCAGGATTTCCATAGCAAGAGTATCTTTTTTTATTAAGTTCTTTTGTCTTGAAACAAAAGAACCAAAAGTTCAAGACTGGATCTTTTTGCTAAAAAATGAAGATTTCTTCCAAGAAAATCCCCAAAATTTATCTCGTCCCTAAGACGAGACTCGGGCTGAAACAAGATTTGTTATCGATTAAAGTTATTTGCCGCCCTCGAACAGTGGGGATTTTTAGGCGTTATGCTCGTTTAAAAAGTTGGATGGGAAGAAATCTTCATTTTTCTTCACGCAAAAATCTCCTAAGTCATTCCAATTTCGTTTTTACATCCCGATTTCGTCGAAAAATCAAATTCACTCCCTTTTTTATGCTGAGCCTGCCGAAGTAAGGGTTGGGGCAATGAATTTGATTTTACTTAACGCAAAAATCTCCTAAGTCGATCCTCCAATTAAAAACAGTTTTTCATTAAAAAGACGGCGACATTGCGGGCGCAGCGATGCAATCATCACGTGATCGGGGCGTGCCGCTCAAAATGAGGTATTTCTCTATTGATCTATGGAATCTGCAATACGGTGATTTCGGCTCCGCTCAATCACCAAAAAGGGCAACATAACAGCGAGGCTGCATGTAGACTTTAATGTCTGTAAAAAATAAATTCACTGCCTTTGTCGCGACAGAGAATTTGAAATTGGTACTCTTATATTTAAAGTCAATAATCTAATAGTCTATCTCTATCGGCCTGAGGGTGCTGGGCGTATTACCTAAAATGAGGTATTACTCTAGTGATAGGTGAAAATCTGTTGAATCTGTGTGGGATTCCTGATGGCAGTTTTTCCACTACGATGATTTCGGCTTCGCTCAATTACCAAAAAGGGCACCGAAAGAGGGAGGCGACACATAGATCTATCTTGTAGAAAAAACAAATTCACTGCCTTTGTCGCGACAGAGAATTTGAAATTGGTGTTCCTATATTTAAAAGCAATAATCTAATAGTCTATCATCTATCGGCCTGAGGGTACTGGGCGTATTACCTAAAATGAGGTATTACTCTAGTGATAGGTGAAAATCTGTTGAATCTGTGTGGGATTCCTGATGGCAGTTTTTCCACTACGATGATTTCGGCTTCGCTCAATTACCAAAAAGGGCACCGAAAGAGCGAGGCGACACATAGATCTATCTTGTAGAAAAAACAAATTCACTGCCTTTGTCGCGACAGAGAATTTGAAATTGGTACTCTTATATTTAAAGTCAATAATCTAATAGTCTATCTCTATCGGCCTGAGGGTGCTGGGCGTATTACCTAAAATGAGAATTTACTCTAGTGATAGGTGAAAATCTGTTGAATCTGTGTGGGATTCCTGATGGCAGTTTTCCCATCACCGTCAAGGTGATTTCGGCTCCGCTCAATCGCCAACAAGGGCAACATACCAGAGAGGTGACACGTGAATATCTATCTTGTAGAAAAAACAAATTCACTGCCTTTATCGCGGCAGTGAATTTGGAATTGGTGTTCCTATATTTAAAAGCAATAATCTAACAGTCTATTGTCTATCATCTATTAGTCTATCATCTATTAGTCTATCATCTCTCCGTCTCCCGTCTAATAATTAAACAAAGCCTTCCCCTCCATCATTTGATTGACTTTTTTACGGACTTCAGCTATTTTGTGGTCGTCGTTGATGTTCATGACCACGTCGTTGATCAGGCCGGCAAGGATTTCCATATCGGCTTCTTTTAAACCTCTGGTCGTGATCGCTGCAGTTCCTAAGCGGATCCCCGAGGTGGTAAATGCAGATTTGTCATCGAAAGGAACCATGTTTTTGTTACAGGTAATATCGGCTTTTACCAACGCTTTTTCGGTTTCTTTACCATTGACATTTTTATTCCGGAGATCGACCAACATCAGGTGATTATCGGTTCCCCCACTTACGATATCGAATCCCTGGGTCATCATTGCTTTTGCTAACGCACGGGCATTGGCCACCACCTGTTTTGCATAGACTTCAAATTTCTGATCAATGGCTTCTGCAAACGCCACTGCTTTTCCGGCAATCACATGCTCCAGTGGTCCGCCCTGGATTCCAGGGAATACAGAACCGTTTAAGACCTGACTCATCATTTTGGTTTCTCCTTTTGGCGTTTTGTGACCGTAGGTGTTTTCAAAATCTTTGCCCATCATAATCAGTCCGCCTCTTGGTCCACGAAGGGTTTTATGGGTAGTGGTAGTAACCACATGACAATGTTCAAATGGCGAGCTCAGCAGTCCTTTGGCAATCAATCCCGCTGGATGCGCGATATCTGCCCAAAGCGTTGCTCCTACTTCATCCGCCACTTCGCGGAATTTACTGAAATCGATATCTCTGGAATAGGCAGAATAGCCGGCGATCAACATTTTCGGTTTTACTTCCAAAGCTTTCTGACGCATGGCCTCGTAGTCGATCAGCCCGCTTTCGCGCTCTACACCATAGAAATTGGCACTGTACTGAATTCCAGAAAAGTTCACAAAAGAACCATGCGTCAAATGGCCCCCCATCGATAAATCAAGTCCTAAAATCTGATCACCCGGTTTGAGAACAGAGAGATAAATGGCAGCATTGGCTTGCGACCCCGAATGCGGCTGAACATTGGCATAATCGACACCAAACAGTTGTTTTGCTCTTTCGATAGCTAAAGTTTCTATTTCATCTACGACTTCGCAACCGCCGTAGTATCTTTTTCCGGGATAGCCTTCCGCGTATTTATTGGTCAGAACACTTCCTACTGCTTTCATTACATTTTCTGAAACAAAATTTTCAGAAGCGATGAGTTCGATGCCGTGTGTCTGTCTTTGTCTTTCCTGTTCAATAAGGTCAAAAATTGGATCCATAGGGTATAAATAATGTTTTAAAATTCTCGTTAATAAAGAATTCAAATTTATGGAATTTTTTGGGAAGAATTCTGGTTGTGGGAGAAATTGTGGAAGGAGGGGTGTGGGATGCTGGATGTTGGATGCTGGGTGCTTGATACTGGGTGTTGGATTTTGAGTGTTTGTGTATTTGAGTATTTGAGTGGATGATTAAAACGCTGAGTCATGGAGTGGAGAAATCTGTTAATACTTTTCTTTTTAACGCAAGGGCGCAAAAAATATTTGACATGCATGCTGTGTTGCGGGTGTTTTTTAAGACGCAAGGGCGTTTGACTTCGTCTAATCTCT includes these proteins:
- a CDS encoding regulatory protein RecX; protein product: MNEKKSYTFLEIKQKLVNYCVYQDRCHQEVEQKMWDYLLIPEAKEEILLYLMKENYLNEERFTRSYIRGKFYMKSWGRNKIRNHLKFKGVPEKLINSCFNEIDEDDYHKTLAKLFLSYHSKIKGLQAYQKNSKTIKYLMGKGFEYEEIMQVMQDEEKG
- the glyA gene encoding serine hydroxymethyltransferase, translating into MDPIFDLIEQERQRQTHGIELIASENFVSENVMKAVGSVLTNKYAEGYPGKRYYGGCEVVDEIETLAIERAKQLFGVDYANVQPHSGSQANAAIYLSVLKPGDQILGLDLSMGGHLTHGSFVNFSGIQYSANFYGVERESGLIDYEAMRQKALEVKPKMLIAGYSAYSRDIDFSKFREVADEVGATLWADIAHPAGLIAKGLLSSPFEHCHVVTTTTHKTLRGPRGGLIMMGKDFENTYGHKTPKGETKMMSQVLNGSVFPGIQGGPLEHVIAGKAVAFAEAIDQKFEVYAKQVVANARALAKAMMTQGFDIVSGGTDNHLMLVDLRNKNVNGKETEKALVKADITCNKNMVPFDDKSAFTTSGIRLGTAAITTRGLKEADMEILAGLINDVVMNINDDHKIAEVRKKVNQMMEGKALFNY